The Primulina huaijiensis isolate GDHJ02 chromosome 12, ASM1229523v2, whole genome shotgun sequence genome has a window encoding:
- the LOC140990131 gene encoding leucine-rich repeat extensin-like protein 7 produces the protein MKNKILHIHASLYVVFCLQLNDSTTHHLNLSPDRRARFDDHDHFHNHRRLLSYNGDPLAIQPWLQFENSRMKNAYIALQSWKESMISDPNNVTANWVGSDVCNYTGVFCWPAPDDPFQRTVSGIDITHGDIAGHLSHELGLLYDIALFHVNSNRFCGTIPQSFLNLKLLFEIDLSNNRFSGKFPDLLLQLPTLKYLDIRYNEFEGELPYKLFEKEFDAILVNNNKFFSSLPDNIGNSPVSVLVMANNKLEGCVPVSLGRMARTLQELILRNTGLSSCFPCEIGKLKNLTVLDLSRNRIMGPLPESIGDMTSLEQLNVAHNMMSGTISTRICSLPNLATFSFNHNFFSAEAPACLKSTKFDDRKNCLRGRPMQRSEIECKKFLSQRVNCSSFNCATSPPPAPSSPQPIYSPPPPFSPPRLPCPPPPPFSPPRLPCPPPPPAIPCQKCPPPQPLFSPPPLLFPPPPSPPNHPPLPPSSPPPPGCVTPSPPPPTTIKVSPSQPPLMCPCLTPPPKSFLPKSFFNSPPFSTSPQIPHVEEIAPPPSQ, from the coding sequence ATGAAGAACAAGATTCTCCATATTCATGCTTCCTTGTACGTCGTATTTTGCCTTCAGCTCAATGACTCCACAACACATCACCTAAATCTCTCACCTGATCGTCGTGCACGTTTTGATGACCACGATCATTTTCACAACCATAGACGGCTCTTGTCCTACAACGGAGACCCTCTAGCTATCCAGCCATGGCTACAGTTTGAGAACTCAAGAATGAAGAATGCTTATATAGCACTGCAATCTTGGAAAGAATCCATGATATCTGATCCAAATAACGTAACTGCTAATTGGGTTGGATCTGATGTGTGTAACTACACCGGTGTGTTCTGTTGGCCAGCACCTGATGACCCTTTTCAACGTACGGTTTCTGGAATCGATATTACCCACGGTGACATTGCAGGGCACCTCTCCCATGAACTCGGACTGCTTTACGATATTGCATTGTTTCATGTCAATTCTAACCGTTTTTGTGGTACCATTCCACAGAGTTTCTTGAATTTGAAGCTACTTTTTGAGATAGATCTCAGTAACAACCGCTTCTCGGGTAAGTTTCCCGACCTTCTTCTCCAGTTGCCGACCCTGAAGTATCTTGACATTCGGTACAATGAATTTGAAGGCGAGCTCCCATATAAACTAtttgagaaagaatttgatgccaTTCTTGTAaacaacaataaatttttttcatcactACCTGATAATATTGGTAACTCCCCTGTCTCTGTCCTCGTAATGGCCAACAATAAGCTTGAGGGATGTGTACCAGTAAGTTTAGGCCGGATGGCAAGAACTCTGCAAGAACTTATTCTTAGGAACACCGGTCTTTCGTCATGTTTTCCATGCGAGATTGGAAAGCTGAAGAACTTGACTGTGCTAGATTTGAGCCGAAACCGAATAATGGGGCCGTTGCCTGAAAGCATAGGAGATATGACGAGCTTGGAGCAACTGAATGTGGCGCATAACATGATGTCGGGGACAATCTCCACCAGGATATGTTCACTCCCAAATTTAGCAACTTTTTCATTCAATCACAACTTTTTCTCGGCTGAGGCACCAGCTTGCTTGAAATCAACTAAATTTGATGACAGAAAGAATTGTTTAAGAGGAAGGCCAATGCAAAGATCAGAGATCGAGTGTAAGAAGTTCTTGTCTCAGAGGGTCAACTGTAGCAGTTTCAACTGTGCTACCTCTCCACCACCAGCTCCATCATCTCCACAGCCAATTTATTCTCCACCACCGCCTTTTTCTCCTCCACGTTTACCTTGCCCACCACCACCGCCTTTTTCTCCTCCACGTTTACCTTGCCCACCACCACCGCCTGCAATTCCCTGCCAGAAATGCCCACCACCACAGCCCTTATTTTCTCCACCTCCTCTCTTATTTCCCCCACCTCCATCACCCCCTAACCATCCGCCACTGCCACCATCATCACCACCGCCACCAGGTTGTGTAACACCATCTCCGCCACCACCGACCACGATTAAGGTTTCACCTAGCCAGCCTCCACTGATGTGTCCATGTTTAACACCTCCTCCTAAGTCCTTTCTTCCAAAATCATTCTTTAATTCACCTCCATTCTCAACCTCACCACAAATTCCACATGTTGAAGAGATTGCTCCACCACCAAGTCAGTAA
- the LOC140989801 gene encoding probable aspartyl aminopeptidase isoform X1: MAAVAGFHLLRPSALMKPTAILNMLPHYASTFFTTATGNNTNLRCGNFHLRKFSSTPIRSTLETGTSASEPSQSIIGDLLDYLNESWTQFHATAEARRQLVAAGFCPLDENEEWELKPGGRYFFTRNMSSLVAFAIGKKFSVGNGFHVIAAHTDSPCLKLKPKSASSKSGYLMVNVQTYGGGLWHTWFDRDLSLAGRVIVRDHDGSFSHKLVKIKRPLLRVPTLAIHLNRDVNTDGFKPNLETHLIPLLATETDNPSPDLNKKSSALPSEDAHHQVLIQILSHELGCHVRDIASIELNICDTQPSCLGGANNEFIFSGRLDNLASSFCALRALVDTCASPEDLENEHKIRMVALFDNEEVGSDSYQGAGAPTMFEAMKRISANLGQQTVGECSFARAIRNSFLVSADMAHGVHPNFVDKHEENHRPVLQKGLVIKHNANQRYATSGVTGFLFREVAKIHNLPVQEFVVRNDMGCGSTIGPILASGVGIRTVDCGIAQLSMHSVREICGKEDVDIAYRHFKAFYRTFSSIDKKLKVDF; this comes from the exons ATGGCTGCCGTAGCTGGCTTCCATCTTCTCCGCCCATCGGCGTTAATGAAGCCGACTGCGATCCTAAATATGCTACCGCATTATGCTTCAACCTTCTTCACCACCGCCACCGGTAATAACACCAATCTCCGCTGTGGAAACTTTCATCTCCGAAAGTTCTCCTCCACACCAATTCGCTCTACGCTGGAG ACCGGCACTTCAGCTTCCGAACCGAGCCAATCTATAATTGGGGATCTTCTGGACTACCTCAATGAGTCATGGACTCAGTTTCATGCTACCG CTGAAGCAAGACGACAGCTAGTAGCAGCAGGATTTTGTCCACTGGATGAAAATGAAGAATGGGAACTAAAGCCTGGTGGTCGCTATTTTTTTACACGGAACATGTCTTCTTTAGTTGCCTTTGCCATTGGCAAAAA GTTTTCAGTTGGTAACGGTTTTCATGTGATTGCTGCACATACAGATAGCCCATGTCTCAAGCTGAAGCCAAAGTCTGCATCATCTAAATCCGGATATCTTATGGTCAATGTTCAAACTTATGGTGGTGGTTTGTGGCACACTTGGTTTGACAGAGATCTAAGTCTAGCTGGAAGGGTTATTGTTAGAGATCATGATGGTTCTTTTTCACACAAGCTTGTCAAGATAAAGCGGCCTTTATTACGAGTTCCAACTCTTGCCATTCATCTGAATAG GGATGTAAATACGGATGGTTTTAAGCCGAACCTTGAGACTCACCTCATTCCACTCTTGGCTACAGAAACCGACAATCCATCTCCTGATCTCAACAAGAAAAGTAGTGCATTGCCATCAGAAGATGCTCATCACCAAGTGCTCATACAG ATCTTGTCACATGAGCTGGGATGTCATGTTCGAGATATAGCCAGTATTGAGTTAAATATCTGTGATACCCAACCTAGCTGCCTTGGAGGTGCTAATAATGAGTTCATATTTTCTGGAAGATTGGATAATCTGGCTTCAAGTTTTTGTGCATTGAGAGCTCTCGTCGATACTTGTGCCTCACCTGAAGATCTAGAGAACGAGCACAAAATTCGTATGGTTGCTCTGTTTGACAATGAGGAG GTTGGTTCGGATTCATACCAGGGTGCTGGTGCACCAACTATGTTTGAAGCTATGAAGCGAATAAGTGCTAATTTAGGTCAACAGACCGTCGGTGAATGCAGCTTTGCTCGTGCAATTCGTAACTCATTTCTTG TATCTGCTGACATGGCACATGGAGTCCACCCCAATTTTGTGGATAAGCATGAAGAAAACCATCGGCCAGTTTTGCAGAAGGGTCTTGTGATCAAGCATAATGCGAACCAACGATATGCTACAAGTGGAGTCACTGGTTTTCTTTTCAGAGAAGTTGCAAAAATTCATAATCTTCCTGTTCAG GAATTTGTTGTGAGAAATGATATGGGATGTGGATCGACTATAGGTCCCATCCTTGCTTCAGGAGTTGGAATTCGTACTGTTGATTGTGGTATAGCTCAGCTATCTATGCATAG TGTGAGGGAAATCTGTGGAAAAGAAGACGTGGACATTGCTTACAGACACTTCAAGGCATTTTACAGAACATTTTCAAGCATTGACAAAAAACTAAAAGTGGATTTCTAG
- the LOC140989801 gene encoding probable aspartyl aminopeptidase isoform X3 has product MAAVAGFHLLRPSALMKPTAILNMLPHYASTFFTTATGNNTNLRCGNFHLRKFSSTPIRSTLETGTSASEPSQSIIGDLLDYLNESWTQFHATDSPCLKLKPKSASSKSGYLMVNVQTYGGGLWHTWFDRDLSLAGRVIVRDHDGSFSHKLVKIKRPLLRVPTLAIHLNRDVNTDGFKPNLETHLIPLLATETDNPSPDLNKKSSALPSEDAHHQVLIQILSHELGCHVRDIASIELNICDTQPSCLGGANNEFIFSGRLDNLASSFCALRALVDTCASPEDLENEHKIRMVALFDNEEVGSDSYQGAGAPTMFEAMKRISANLGQQTVGECSFARAIRNSFLVSADMAHGVHPNFVDKHEENHRPVLQKGLVIKHNANQRYATSGVTGFLFREVAKIHNLPVQEFVVRNDMGCGSTIGPILASGVGIRTVDCGIAQLSMHSVREICGKEDVDIAYRHFKAFYRTFSSIDKKLKVDF; this is encoded by the exons ATGGCTGCCGTAGCTGGCTTCCATCTTCTCCGCCCATCGGCGTTAATGAAGCCGACTGCGATCCTAAATATGCTACCGCATTATGCTTCAACCTTCTTCACCACCGCCACCGGTAATAACACCAATCTCCGCTGTGGAAACTTTCATCTCCGAAAGTTCTCCTCCACACCAATTCGCTCTACGCTGGAG ACCGGCACTTCAGCTTCCGAACCGAGCCAATCTATAATTGGGGATCTTCTGGACTACCTCAATGAGTCATGGACTCAGTTTCATGCTACCG ATAGCCCATGTCTCAAGCTGAAGCCAAAGTCTGCATCATCTAAATCCGGATATCTTATGGTCAATGTTCAAACTTATGGTGGTGGTTTGTGGCACACTTGGTTTGACAGAGATCTAAGTCTAGCTGGAAGGGTTATTGTTAGAGATCATGATGGTTCTTTTTCACACAAGCTTGTCAAGATAAAGCGGCCTTTATTACGAGTTCCAACTCTTGCCATTCATCTGAATAG GGATGTAAATACGGATGGTTTTAAGCCGAACCTTGAGACTCACCTCATTCCACTCTTGGCTACAGAAACCGACAATCCATCTCCTGATCTCAACAAGAAAAGTAGTGCATTGCCATCAGAAGATGCTCATCACCAAGTGCTCATACAG ATCTTGTCACATGAGCTGGGATGTCATGTTCGAGATATAGCCAGTATTGAGTTAAATATCTGTGATACCCAACCTAGCTGCCTTGGAGGTGCTAATAATGAGTTCATATTTTCTGGAAGATTGGATAATCTGGCTTCAAGTTTTTGTGCATTGAGAGCTCTCGTCGATACTTGTGCCTCACCTGAAGATCTAGAGAACGAGCACAAAATTCGTATGGTTGCTCTGTTTGACAATGAGGAG GTTGGTTCGGATTCATACCAGGGTGCTGGTGCACCAACTATGTTTGAAGCTATGAAGCGAATAAGTGCTAATTTAGGTCAACAGACCGTCGGTGAATGCAGCTTTGCTCGTGCAATTCGTAACTCATTTCTTG TATCTGCTGACATGGCACATGGAGTCCACCCCAATTTTGTGGATAAGCATGAAGAAAACCATCGGCCAGTTTTGCAGAAGGGTCTTGTGATCAAGCATAATGCGAACCAACGATATGCTACAAGTGGAGTCACTGGTTTTCTTTTCAGAGAAGTTGCAAAAATTCATAATCTTCCTGTTCAG GAATTTGTTGTGAGAAATGATATGGGATGTGGATCGACTATAGGTCCCATCCTTGCTTCAGGAGTTGGAATTCGTACTGTTGATTGTGGTATAGCTCAGCTATCTATGCATAG TGTGAGGGAAATCTGTGGAAAAGAAGACGTGGACATTGCTTACAGACACTTCAAGGCATTTTACAGAACATTTTCAAGCATTGACAAAAAACTAAAAGTGGATTTCTAG
- the LOC140989801 gene encoding probable aspartyl aminopeptidase isoform X2 has protein sequence MAAVAGFHLLRPSALMKPTAILNMLPHYASTFFTTATGNNTNLRCGNFHLRKFSSTPIRSTLETGTSASEPSQSIIGDLLDYLNESWTQFHATAEARRQLVAAGFCPLDENEEWELKPGGRYFFTRNMSSLVAFAIGKKFSVGNGFHVIAAHTDSPCLKLKPKSASSKSGYLMVNVQTYGGGLWHTWFDRDLSLAGRVIVRDHDGSFSHKLVKIKRPLLRVPTLAIHLNRDVNTDGFKPNLETHLIPLLATETDNPSPDLNKKSSALPSEDAHHQVLIQILSHELGCHVRDIASIELNICDTQPSCLGGANNEFIFSGRLDNLASSFCALRALVDTCASPEDLENEHKIRMVALFDNEEVGSDSYQGAGAPTMFEAMKRISANLGQQTVGECSFARAIRNSFLVSADMAHGVHPNFVDKHEENHRPVLQKGLVIKHNANQRYATSGVTGFLFREVAKIHNLPVQEFVVRNDMGCGSTIGPILASGVGIRTVDCV, from the exons ATGGCTGCCGTAGCTGGCTTCCATCTTCTCCGCCCATCGGCGTTAATGAAGCCGACTGCGATCCTAAATATGCTACCGCATTATGCTTCAACCTTCTTCACCACCGCCACCGGTAATAACACCAATCTCCGCTGTGGAAACTTTCATCTCCGAAAGTTCTCCTCCACACCAATTCGCTCTACGCTGGAG ACCGGCACTTCAGCTTCCGAACCGAGCCAATCTATAATTGGGGATCTTCTGGACTACCTCAATGAGTCATGGACTCAGTTTCATGCTACCG CTGAAGCAAGACGACAGCTAGTAGCAGCAGGATTTTGTCCACTGGATGAAAATGAAGAATGGGAACTAAAGCCTGGTGGTCGCTATTTTTTTACACGGAACATGTCTTCTTTAGTTGCCTTTGCCATTGGCAAAAA GTTTTCAGTTGGTAACGGTTTTCATGTGATTGCTGCACATACAGATAGCCCATGTCTCAAGCTGAAGCCAAAGTCTGCATCATCTAAATCCGGATATCTTATGGTCAATGTTCAAACTTATGGTGGTGGTTTGTGGCACACTTGGTTTGACAGAGATCTAAGTCTAGCTGGAAGGGTTATTGTTAGAGATCATGATGGTTCTTTTTCACACAAGCTTGTCAAGATAAAGCGGCCTTTATTACGAGTTCCAACTCTTGCCATTCATCTGAATAG GGATGTAAATACGGATGGTTTTAAGCCGAACCTTGAGACTCACCTCATTCCACTCTTGGCTACAGAAACCGACAATCCATCTCCTGATCTCAACAAGAAAAGTAGTGCATTGCCATCAGAAGATGCTCATCACCAAGTGCTCATACAG ATCTTGTCACATGAGCTGGGATGTCATGTTCGAGATATAGCCAGTATTGAGTTAAATATCTGTGATACCCAACCTAGCTGCCTTGGAGGTGCTAATAATGAGTTCATATTTTCTGGAAGATTGGATAATCTGGCTTCAAGTTTTTGTGCATTGAGAGCTCTCGTCGATACTTGTGCCTCACCTGAAGATCTAGAGAACGAGCACAAAATTCGTATGGTTGCTCTGTTTGACAATGAGGAG GTTGGTTCGGATTCATACCAGGGTGCTGGTGCACCAACTATGTTTGAAGCTATGAAGCGAATAAGTGCTAATTTAGGTCAACAGACCGTCGGTGAATGCAGCTTTGCTCGTGCAATTCGTAACTCATTTCTTG TATCTGCTGACATGGCACATGGAGTCCACCCCAATTTTGTGGATAAGCATGAAGAAAACCATCGGCCAGTTTTGCAGAAGGGTCTTGTGATCAAGCATAATGCGAACCAACGATATGCTACAAGTGGAGTCACTGGTTTTCTTTTCAGAGAAGTTGCAAAAATTCATAATCTTCCTGTTCAG GAATTTGTTGTGAGAAATGATATGGGATGTGGATCGACTATAGGTCCCATCCTTGCTTCAGGAGTTGGAATTCGTACTGTTGATTGTG TGTGA
- the LOC140989801 gene encoding probable aspartyl aminopeptidase isoform X4, protein MAAVAGFHLLRPSALMKPTAILNMLPHYASTFFTTATGNNTNLRCGNFHLRKFSSTPIRSTLETGTSASEPSQSIIGDLLDYLNESWTQFHATAEARRQLVAAGFCPLDENEEWELKPGGRYFFTRNMSSLVAFAIGKKFSVGNGFHVIAAHTDSPCLKLKPKSASSKSGYLMVNVQTYGGGLWHTWFDRDLSLAGRVIVRDHDGSFSHKLVKIKRPLLRVPTLAIHLNRDVNTDGFKPNLETHLIPLLATETDNPSPDLNKKSSALPSEDAHHQVLIQILSHELGCHVRDIASIELNICDTQPSCLGGANNEFIFSGRLDNLASSFCALRALVDTCASPEDLENEHKIRMVALFDNEEVGSDSYQGAGAPTMFEAMKRISANLGQQTVGECSFARAIRNSFLVSADMAHGVHPNFVDKHEENHRPVLQKGLVIKHNANQRYATSGVTGFLFREVAKIHNLPVQAL, encoded by the exons ATGGCTGCCGTAGCTGGCTTCCATCTTCTCCGCCCATCGGCGTTAATGAAGCCGACTGCGATCCTAAATATGCTACCGCATTATGCTTCAACCTTCTTCACCACCGCCACCGGTAATAACACCAATCTCCGCTGTGGAAACTTTCATCTCCGAAAGTTCTCCTCCACACCAATTCGCTCTACGCTGGAG ACCGGCACTTCAGCTTCCGAACCGAGCCAATCTATAATTGGGGATCTTCTGGACTACCTCAATGAGTCATGGACTCAGTTTCATGCTACCG CTGAAGCAAGACGACAGCTAGTAGCAGCAGGATTTTGTCCACTGGATGAAAATGAAGAATGGGAACTAAAGCCTGGTGGTCGCTATTTTTTTACACGGAACATGTCTTCTTTAGTTGCCTTTGCCATTGGCAAAAA GTTTTCAGTTGGTAACGGTTTTCATGTGATTGCTGCACATACAGATAGCCCATGTCTCAAGCTGAAGCCAAAGTCTGCATCATCTAAATCCGGATATCTTATGGTCAATGTTCAAACTTATGGTGGTGGTTTGTGGCACACTTGGTTTGACAGAGATCTAAGTCTAGCTGGAAGGGTTATTGTTAGAGATCATGATGGTTCTTTTTCACACAAGCTTGTCAAGATAAAGCGGCCTTTATTACGAGTTCCAACTCTTGCCATTCATCTGAATAG GGATGTAAATACGGATGGTTTTAAGCCGAACCTTGAGACTCACCTCATTCCACTCTTGGCTACAGAAACCGACAATCCATCTCCTGATCTCAACAAGAAAAGTAGTGCATTGCCATCAGAAGATGCTCATCACCAAGTGCTCATACAG ATCTTGTCACATGAGCTGGGATGTCATGTTCGAGATATAGCCAGTATTGAGTTAAATATCTGTGATACCCAACCTAGCTGCCTTGGAGGTGCTAATAATGAGTTCATATTTTCTGGAAGATTGGATAATCTGGCTTCAAGTTTTTGTGCATTGAGAGCTCTCGTCGATACTTGTGCCTCACCTGAAGATCTAGAGAACGAGCACAAAATTCGTATGGTTGCTCTGTTTGACAATGAGGAG GTTGGTTCGGATTCATACCAGGGTGCTGGTGCACCAACTATGTTTGAAGCTATGAAGCGAATAAGTGCTAATTTAGGTCAACAGACCGTCGGTGAATGCAGCTTTGCTCGTGCAATTCGTAACTCATTTCTTG TATCTGCTGACATGGCACATGGAGTCCACCCCAATTTTGTGGATAAGCATGAAGAAAACCATCGGCCAGTTTTGCAGAAGGGTCTTGTGATCAAGCATAATGCGAACCAACGATATGCTACAAGTGGAGTCACTGGTTTTCTTTTCAGAGAAGTTGCAAAAATTCATAATCTTCCTGTTCAG GCCCTCTAA
- the LOC140989532 gene encoding DDT domain-containing protein DDR4 isoform X1, with product MVGDERNDDVMVVSEQSSAILDVDTERKKLRQRWELASVLNFLKVFKPIIGNDMKISAQDIETALITQNETLAQLHVMLLKGILPLSKGLNSTDVWITVLSKKLEMWWPWVAEGDFPFRGAKGNAISIYKELDPTTRLLLLKAICEVRADQHDAVSYINETIRSGTEVSTFRKEKLAGDGNGIAFWYDGNEIIGHRLYKEVCCFETERVKRKGVVPAIISLWETIATNLEEFQNVVDEFSSSRVQWKVACSESIKTDVIPVLKRHLKKKQRALQLQRELLNGFRNSGIARTCRNNRPIDYRFDNYDKAIKEAIQFANKRKTTEEQKSEENSQRAKKIATTSDGAINSYSNSRNSESTNNDFERSSCPSSNSTDDSSQDEHSSAGEDGNNAKGDVNQGRQTLSLKQGMKIAHRSEQLRFSKRLAGIPGHTLQESMILGAKNRLRQRPSINTAVDSVVPDSEEEDSSRDTN from the exons ATGGTCGGAGATGAGCGAAATGACGACGTAATGGTTGTATCGGAGCAATCGTCGGCGATTTTGGACGTCGATACGGAGAGGAAAAAGCTTCGTCAGCGCTGGGAGTTAGCATCGGTTCTCAACTTCCTCAAA GTTTTTAAGCCAATTATTGGCAATGATATGAAGATATCTGCTCAAGATATAGAAACCGCGCTTATCACACAGAATGAAACGCTTGCACAGCTTCATGTGATGCTGTTGAAG GGAATTCTGCCATTGTCCAAGGGACTAAACAGCACTGATGTGTGGATTACTGTTCTCAGTAAGAAATTGGAAATGTGGTGGCCTTGG GTTGCTGAAGGAGATTTTCCTTTCCGTGGAGCCAAAGG GAATGCCATATCTATCTATAAGGAACTTGATCCAACAACTCGACTGCTTCTTCTTAAAGCTATTTGTGAAGTTCGAGCTGAT CAACATGATGCTGTGTCTTATATCAATGAGACAATAAGAAGTGGTACTGAAGTTTCTACTTTTCGAAAGGAAAAGCTTGCAGGAGATGGAAATGGAATTGCATTCTG GTATGATGGAAATGAAATTATAGGTCATAGATTGTACAAAGAAGTCTGCTGCTTCGAAACCGAGCGAGTCAAAAGGAAGGGTGTCGTTCCAGCAATAATTTCTCTTTGGGAGACAATTGCTACTAACCTCGAAGAATTTCAAAATGTTGTG GATGAATTTTCGTCTAGCAGAGTTCAATGGAAAGTTGCTTGTTCCGAGTCTATTAAAACTGATGTTATTCCTGTTCTAAAAAGGCATTTAAAG AAGAAACAAAGAGCTCTTCAGCTTCAAAGAGAACTGCTGAATGGTTTTCGAAATTCTGGAATAGCTCGTACTTGCCGCAATAACAGGCCTATTGATTATAGATTTG ATAATTATGATAAAGCCATTAAAGAGGCCATACAGTTCGCCAA CAAACGGAAGACAACTGAAGAACAAAAATCTGAAGAGAACAGCCAGAGAGCGAAAAAGATAGCAACCACCTCAGATGGAGCTATCAATTCATATTCAAACTCAAGAAACAGTGAATCCACCAATAATGATTTCGAGAGAAGCAGTTGTCCATCAAGCAACAGCACTGATGATTCAAGTCAAGATGAGCATAGCAGTGCAGGGGAAGATGGTAACAATGCAAAAGGTGATGTAAATCAGGGAAGACAAACTCTCTCCCTGAAACAGGGTATGAAAATAGCCCACAGGTCCGAACAATTGCGTTTCAGCAAGAGACTAGCTGGAATTCCAGGTCATACGCTTCAAGAAAGTATGATATTAGGTGCTAAGAACAGGTTAAGGCAAAGGCCCTCGATCAATACTGCTGTCGACTCCGTGGTTCCTGATTCAGAGGAGGAAGATTCATCAAGAGACACAAACTGA
- the LOC140989532 gene encoding DDT domain-containing protein DDR4 isoform X2, with the protein MVGDERNDDVMVVSEQSSAILDVDTERKKLRQRWELASVLNFLKVFKPIIGNDMKISAQDIETALITQNETLAQLHVMLLKGILPLSKGLNSTDVWITVLSKKLEMWWPWVAEGDFPFRGAKGNAISIYKELDPTTRLLLLKAICEVRADQHDAVSYINETIRSGTEVSTFRKEKLAGDGNGIAFWYDGNEIIGHRLYKEVCCFETERVKRKGVVPAIISLWETIATNLEEFQNDEFSSSRVQWKVACSESIKTDVIPVLKRHLKKKQRALQLQRELLNGFRNSGIARTCRNNRPIDYRFDNYDKAIKEAIQFANKRKTTEEQKSEENSQRAKKIATTSDGAINSYSNSRNSESTNNDFERSSCPSSNSTDDSSQDEHSSAGEDGNNAKGDVNQGRQTLSLKQGMKIAHRSEQLRFSKRLAGIPGHTLQESMILGAKNRLRQRPSINTAVDSVVPDSEEEDSSRDTN; encoded by the exons ATGGTCGGAGATGAGCGAAATGACGACGTAATGGTTGTATCGGAGCAATCGTCGGCGATTTTGGACGTCGATACGGAGAGGAAAAAGCTTCGTCAGCGCTGGGAGTTAGCATCGGTTCTCAACTTCCTCAAA GTTTTTAAGCCAATTATTGGCAATGATATGAAGATATCTGCTCAAGATATAGAAACCGCGCTTATCACACAGAATGAAACGCTTGCACAGCTTCATGTGATGCTGTTGAAG GGAATTCTGCCATTGTCCAAGGGACTAAACAGCACTGATGTGTGGATTACTGTTCTCAGTAAGAAATTGGAAATGTGGTGGCCTTGG GTTGCTGAAGGAGATTTTCCTTTCCGTGGAGCCAAAGG GAATGCCATATCTATCTATAAGGAACTTGATCCAACAACTCGACTGCTTCTTCTTAAAGCTATTTGTGAAGTTCGAGCTGAT CAACATGATGCTGTGTCTTATATCAATGAGACAATAAGAAGTGGTACTGAAGTTTCTACTTTTCGAAAGGAAAAGCTTGCAGGAGATGGAAATGGAATTGCATTCTG GTATGATGGAAATGAAATTATAGGTCATAGATTGTACAAAGAAGTCTGCTGCTTCGAAACCGAGCGAGTCAAAAGGAAGGGTGTCGTTCCAGCAATAATTTCTCTTTGGGAGACAATTGCTACTAACCTCGAAGAATTTCAAAAT GATGAATTTTCGTCTAGCAGAGTTCAATGGAAAGTTGCTTGTTCCGAGTCTATTAAAACTGATGTTATTCCTGTTCTAAAAAGGCATTTAAAG AAGAAACAAAGAGCTCTTCAGCTTCAAAGAGAACTGCTGAATGGTTTTCGAAATTCTGGAATAGCTCGTACTTGCCGCAATAACAGGCCTATTGATTATAGATTTG ATAATTATGATAAAGCCATTAAAGAGGCCATACAGTTCGCCAA CAAACGGAAGACAACTGAAGAACAAAAATCTGAAGAGAACAGCCAGAGAGCGAAAAAGATAGCAACCACCTCAGATGGAGCTATCAATTCATATTCAAACTCAAGAAACAGTGAATCCACCAATAATGATTTCGAGAGAAGCAGTTGTCCATCAAGCAACAGCACTGATGATTCAAGTCAAGATGAGCATAGCAGTGCAGGGGAAGATGGTAACAATGCAAAAGGTGATGTAAATCAGGGAAGACAAACTCTCTCCCTGAAACAGGGTATGAAAATAGCCCACAGGTCCGAACAATTGCGTTTCAGCAAGAGACTAGCTGGAATTCCAGGTCATACGCTTCAAGAAAGTATGATATTAGGTGCTAAGAACAGGTTAAGGCAAAGGCCCTCGATCAATACTGCTGTCGACTCCGTGGTTCCTGATTCAGAGGAGGAAGATTCATCAAGAGACACAAACTGA